One window of the Cryptomeria japonica chromosome 7, Sugi_1.0, whole genome shotgun sequence genome contains the following:
- the LOC131056617 gene encoding uncharacterized protein LOC131056617, which produces MPPREERYQNQRDRERRGELQISRQILRRRSEWEAITERTVDEERRLRGRMGTEPHLRQEDMIGILSELDTNSSCDFKSVEPEFMETQMPFQIEDGEVQEIERMEVMGNEQIEQTQTIEDIRYDEILHLFIIDDDFFEFDSDLEFEILLFPLAVQPDVVSLQMEEEARELVDAFGTIKIYNFDINEVPLCSVCRIEYEVGEEACQMPCHKTYIFHSDCLRQWLEGRKSCPLCKTGVPYPYRPPFVPSSLIVDLKIFIYKFN; this is translated from the coding sequence ATGCCCCCGAGGgaagaaagatatcaaaatcagAGAGATCGTGAAAGGAGAGGAGAATTGCAGATAAGCAGACAGATTTTACGGCGGAGATCAGAATGGGAAGCCATAACAGAGAGGACAGTAGACGAAGAACGACGCTTAAGAGGAAGAATGGGGACAGAACCGCACCTAAGACAGGAAGATATGATTGGCATTCTTAGTGAATTAGATACAAATTCTTCCTGTGATTTCAAGAGCGTAGAACCGGAATTTATGGAAACCCAAATGCCATTTCAAATCGAAGATGGTGAAGTTCAAGAAATTGAGAGGATGGAAGTGATGGGAAATGAGCAAATTGAACAAACGCAGACGATAGAAGATATCAGATATGATGAGATTCTGCACCTGTTCATAATAGATGATGACTTCTTTGAATTTGACTCAGATCTCGAGTTTGAGATCCTGCTATTCCCTTTAGCAGTCCAACCTGATGTTGTTTCTCTACAGATGGAGGAGGAGGCGAGAGAGTTGGTAGATGCCTTTGGTACCATCAAGATATATAATTTTGATATTAACGAAGTTCCTCTGTGTTCAGTTTGTAGGATTGAATATGAGGTGGGTGAAGAGGCCTGTCAAATGCCATGTCACAAAACATATATTTTTCACTCGGATTGCCTTCGCCAATGGTTAGAAGGGAGGAAAAGTTGTCCACTCTGTAAAACGGGCGTGCCATACCCATATCGCCCACCGTTTGTTCCCTCATCTTTAATTGTGGATCTGAAGATTTTCATATATAAATTCAACTAG
- the LOC131056608 gene encoding E3 ubiquitin-protein ligase MBR1-like, with protein sequence MPPREERYRNQRDRERRGELQINRQILRRTSEWEAITQRRIDEERRLRRRMGTEAHLRQEDMIGILSELDTDSSCDFMSVEPEFMETQMPLQIEDGEVQEFERMEVMGNEQIEQTQTIEDIRYDEIPLLFVLDDDFFEFDPDVEFEILLFPLPVQSDVVSQQMEEEARELIDAFGSIKIYNLHINEVPLCSICRIEYEVGEEACQMPCHKTHIFHSDCLRQWLERRKSCPLCKTGVPYPYRPPFAPSS encoded by the coding sequence ATGCCGCCGAGGGAAGAAAGATATCGAAATCAGAGAGATCGTGAAAGGAGAGGAGAATTGCAGATAAACAGACAGATTTTACGGCGGACATCAGAATGGGAAGCCATAACACAGAGGAGAATAGACGAAGAACGACGCTTAAGAAGAAGAATGGGGACAGAAGCGCACCTAAGACAGGAAGATATGATTGGCATTCTTAGTGAATTAGATACAGATTCTTCCTGTGATTTCATGAGCGTAGAACCGGAATTTATGGAAACCCAAATGCCATTACAAATCGAAGATGGTGAAGTTCAAGAATTTGAGAGGATGGAAGTTATGGGAAATGAGCAAATTGAACAAACGCAGACGATAGAAGATATCAGATATGATGAGATTCCGCTCCTGTTCGTACTCGATGATGACTTCTTTGAATTTGACCCAGATGTCGAGTTTGAGATCCTGCTATTCCCTTTACCAGTCCAATCTGATGTTGTTTCTCAACAGATGGAGGAGGAGGCGAGAGAGTTGATAGATGCCTTTGGTTCCATCAAGATATATAATCTTCATATTAACGAAGTTCCTCTGTGTTCAATTTGTAGGATTGAATATGAGGTGGGTGAAGAGGCCTGTCAAATGCCATGTCAcaaaacacatatttttcactCGGATTGCCTTCGCCAATGGTTAGAAAGGAGGAAAAGTTGCCCACTCTGTAAAACGGGCGTTCCATACCCATATCGCCCACCGTTTGCTCCTTCATCTTGA